A part of Populus alba chromosome 8, ASM523922v2, whole genome shotgun sequence genomic DNA contains:
- the LOC118057148 gene encoding electron transfer flavoprotein subunit beta, mitochondrial codes for MKIMVAIKRVVDYAVKIRVKSDKSGVETQNVKMSMNPFCEIALEEALRIKQSGLASEVVAVSMGPTQCVDTLRTGLAMGADRGIHVESTAALFPLTVAKLLKALVEVEKPGLIILGKQAIDDDCNQTGQMVAGLLGWPQGTFASKVLLDTEKQVATVEREVDGGLETLCLDLPAVITTDLRLNQPRYATLPNIMKAKSKVIKKYTPQELNVEVKSDIEVVEVTEPPKRKAGVLISSIDELIDKLRNEAHVI; via the exons ATGAAGATAATGGTAGCAATAAAGAGAGTCGTTGATTACGCCGTGAAGATCAGAGTCAAATCAGACAAG AGTGGAGTTGAGACCCAAAATGTGAAGATGTCGATGAACCCGTTTTGCGAGATAGCTTTAGAGGAGGCGCTTCGAATCAAGCAGTCTGGATTGGCATCCGAGGTTGTCGCTGTAAGTATGGGCCCAACCCAGTGCGTTGATACGCTGCGGACAGGTCTTGCTATGGGGGCTGATAGAGGGATTCATGTAGAGTCCACAGCTGCTTTGTTTCCTCTTACCGTGGCTAAGCTTTTGAAGGCTCTAGTGGAGGTCGAGAAGCCTGGACTCATTATTTTGGGCAAACAG GCTATTGATGATGATTGCAACCAAACCGGTCAAATGGTGGCAGGGTTGCTAGGTTGGCCTCAGGGAACATTTGCTTCAAAG GTCTTGCTCGACACGGAGAAACAGGTAGCTACTGTAGAAAGAGAAGTGGATGGTGGTCTTGAGACTTTATGCTTAGACCTACCTGCAGTGATTAC CACTGATTTGAGACTGAACCAACCAAGGTACGCGACACTGCCCAACATCATGAAAGCAAAATCAAAGGTCATCAAGAAGTACACTCCACAAGAATTGAACGTGGAGGTTAAATCCGATATAGAGGTTGTTGAAGTCACGGAACCTCCAAAGAGAAAAGCAGGGGTTCTTATTTCTTCTATAGATGAGTTGATTGATAAGCTTCGAAACGAGGCTCATGTCATTTAA
- the LOC118057141 gene encoding transcription factor bHLH104, whose protein sequence is METIDEIEGDESYLDLLGILLGPDNSLTNSGHGGVVDNDFLSSVVTQERECSRKRGRGDSCSRAGTKACREKLRRDRLNDRFQDLSSILEPGRQAKTDKPAILDDAIRVLNQLKAEAQELKETNEKLLEEIKSLKAEKTELREEKLTLKADKEKMEQQSRAVAVPPPRFVPTYPAAYHAAANKMPVFPSYGLMPMWRYLPPAACDTSRDHELRPPAA, encoded by the exons ATGGAAACAATAGATGAGATTGAGGGAGACGAAAGTTACTTGGATCTCCTGGGTATATTATTGGGCCCCGATAATTCTCTCACCAACAG CGGTCATGGTGGTGTTGtggataatgattttttatccaGTGTTGTCACACAAGAAAGAGAATGTTCGCGGAAGAG GGGACGCGGTGATTCATGTAGCAGAGCAGGGACCAAAGCTTGCCGCGAGAAGTTGCGCAGGGATAGATTGAATGACAG GTTTCAAGATTTGAGCTCTATTTTGGAACCTGGAAGACAAGCCAAAACTGACAAACCAGCCATCCTAGATGATGCTATTAGAGTTTTGAACCAGCTTAAAGCTGAGGCTCAGGAGCTCAAAGAAACTAATGAAAAGCTTCTAGAAGAAATCAAAAGTCTGAAG GCTGAAAAGACTGAACTCCGTGAAGAGAAACTGACGCTCAAGGCAGATAAAGAAAAGATGGAGCAACAATCGAGAGCTGTGGCTGTTCCACCTCCTAGGTTCGTGCCAACCTATCCAGCAGCCTATCATGCTGCAGCAAACAAGATGCCAGTCTTTCCCAGTTATGGTCTGATGCCAATGTGGCGATATTTACCTCCAGCTGCTTGTGATACATCGCGTGATCATGAGCTCAGGCCACCTGCTGCATAA
- the LOC118057136 gene encoding WAT1-related protein At5g07050 has protein sequence MASTASNNGGFCTRFKPHILMVLAQIGYTFLYFITEASFNHGMNPNVYITYRHIVSGVVMFPFAYFLERKQRPKLTIALFVEIFILSLLGVGLTLNMYFVSMRYTSPTFVASMVNTIASLTFVIAVVLRLEVLDLRNPRGIAKVLGTLVSLAGVTTMTLYRGPIMKQLWHPLIHIQGSTGNNHESWLKGSILTVASCITWSIWYIMQAFTLKRYPAQLSLTTWMSFVGAAQSAVFTAIVQHKRAAWTIGFDIDFWSIVYGGIVVSGLIIFFQLWCTEEKGPVFVTMFNPLSTILVAILAYFVLGEKLYLGSILGAVIVIIGLYLLLWGKEEDQQVHSKEEEQSRLAYDEQKELAIQVVTSTESKLSAGGP, from the exons ATGGCATCGACTGCAAGCAATAATGGGGGCTTCTGCACAAGGTTCAAGCCACATATTCTGATGGTTCTTGCACAGATTGGCTATACTTTCCTATACTTTATCACTGAAGCATCCTTCAACCATGGAATGAATCCTAATGTGTACATAACTTACCGACACATTGTATCCGGTGTGGTGATGTTTCCTTTTGCCTATTTCCTTGAAAG AAAACAAAGGCCGAAGTTGACGATAGCTCTTTTCGTAGAGATATTCATTCTCTCTCTCCTGGG GGTGGGTTTAACTCTGAACATGTATTTTGTAAGTATGAGATACACCTCTCCAACTTTCGTTGCGTCAATGGTCAACACCATCGCTTCTTTGACATTCGTAATTGCAGTTGTACTCAG GTTGGAGGTTCTTGATCTTCGAAATCCTCGTGGGATAGCAAAAGTTCTTGGGACTCTGGTTTCCTTGGCTGGTGTAACGACTATGACATTATATAGAGGTCCTATCATGAAACAACTATGGCATCCTCTAATCCATATTCAAGGATCGACTGGAAATAACCATGAGAGCTGGTTAAAGGGTTCAATTCTTACTGTTGCAAGCTGCATAACATGGTCCATTTGGTATATTATGCAG GCTTTTACTTTGAAAAGGTATCCTGCGCAACTTTCACTGACTACATGGATGAGCTTTGTGGGGGCTGCTCAATCAGCCGTCTTCACAGCGATTGTACAACATAAGAGAGCTGCTTGGACAATCGGATTTGATATCGACTTCTGGTCAATTGTCTATGGT GGAATAGTGGTCTCTGGTTTAATAATCTTCTTTCAACTGTGGTGCACGGAAGAAAAAGGACCAGTCTTTGTGACCATGTTCAATCCCCTCTCTACAATCTTAGTGGCAATTCTGGCGTACTTTGTTCTAGGTGAAAAACTTTACTTGGGCAG CATACTGGGCGCTGTTATTGTCATCATTGGCTTGTATTTGCTATTGTGGGGCAAAGAAGAAGATCAACAAGTTCACagcaaagaagaagaacaatccCGGTTGGCTTACGATGAGCAAAAGGAACTTGCGATACAGGTAGTTACTTCAACTGAAAGTAAATTATCAGCAGGCGGACCTTAA